Part of the Ascaphus truei isolate aAscTru1 chromosome 16, aAscTru1.hap1, whole genome shotgun sequence genome, CCTGGCTGCTAGATCTCAAAATGAAGGACAGGCTGGAGGAGCTAAAGAGCAGAGGGAATCAAGGCGACTCACTGGAGTTTGATGAGAGTTTTGCATTTGACAACCCTGTCTACCAAGAAACGGAGAACAATAACATGGACACATTTTTCAAAGAAGTCTCTGACCTCTCGTTGGCACTGAAAAAGCTGAGAGATCTGGCCGAGGGCATTGAGAAGAAGCAAGATGAGGTGTTGTGCAGCACCACACAGACCAGCATTTGTGAAGGAAAGAAGGAGTTAAGCAACATGAAAAGCCTGCTGACTTCAGATGCGAAAGTAATCCAGTCTCAGTTGAGCAGGATGAAAGGGCTTTTGGCTCAAGACAGTAAAAGCTGGATGGCGGAATACCGCATTCGTCAAAGCCAGTTCACCGTCTTAACTAATCGATACCGAGAAATCATGACTCAACATTACATCAAAGAGACAAAGTACGTGGGGCAGCTGAAGGAACAGATCGTGAGACAGGCAGAGCTGGCTGGCTTGAACCTTCCAGAGGATGAAATCAATCAGTTAATAGGAAGCCCAATGGCTCCTCAAATTGTTGGACATGATTTGGAAATCCTGAAAGCTAAACAACACTTTGTCATGGCACAAGAGCGGCATAAACAGCTATTGGACCTTGAAGTCCAGATTACAGAACTCCACTCGATTTTCCTTCAGTTGGATGTCTTGGTTTCGGAGCAGCAAGATATCATCAATAACATTGAGTACAATGTGCTGAACACCACGGACTATATCTCGCAGTCGAATGAACAAGTCAAGAAAGCCTTGAAATATGAGCGGCAGTCGCGCATCGCGGCGGCTTTTTCTGCAATCTTAGGCTTGTGTGCGTGCTGCACATGTTTATCGTGTATATCTGGACTTGTGCGGTAAAGAGGCATCGTGCTTGGATATGCCATTTATCGTGATGATAATGAATTCACTACGTCGCTTCAATGACAGAGGAGCCTTAAAAGCATTGCAGAGCTCTGACAGTAAAAGGCCGGGTATCATTGGATGGTCCTTGTTTAGGGAAAATGACACGACCCTTTCCTCATGAGGTGCTAGCTCACTGAAACGTGTTAATTGATGCCGTCTGATCATTTCTAGAACTGATATTGTTCAATTTTAAAACCGAATTCTCACTTTTTAACCACATTTAGTCAAATTACAGACCTGTCAACTTTCAATGTTTTTCTATTAGTCTATtactgcaggggtgctcaactgcgGTCCTCAAACGcacccaacaggtctggttttcagtatatcccagcttcagatgggaggggggcggggcttgaggtctggagttgagcacccccgtaTTAAGCCTCCGCAGTCTCATAATGGGTTGTTCATTAATCTATGGTAGTGCCAAGGGGGAACTATCCCAAGGAAACTCATATTGAAGTTAACGGGACTTTGGATGGGATCAGACTCTAATCCACATTACAGCAGTTTAATGAATTAAACTGATTTGCTGACGCGCCCCCTGAATCTCACTTATTTGGGTTCTGGATTGTTGACATCTCTGAAGTACTAAACCAGGggcggccaattccagtcctcaagggcgaccaacaggtcaggttttcaggatatccctgcttcagcacaggtggctcaatcagtccctgcttcagtacaggtttctcagtcaatgactgagccactgagccatctgtgctaaagcagggatttcctgaaaacctgacctgttggtggctcttgaggactggagttggctacctctgTACTGAAGTAGGCAGCACTGTTAGGGTTAATATAAGTTTCAGAGAGGCACTTGCTAATCATTTTGTGCTGTGGACTCAGCCTGCCGGCCGCGATTTCTAAGGGCATTATCTCTAACCATGGCTAAGTGCTGGAATTTGCGTACGTGTTTACGAGAGTAGGCGCTATTGCTGCTGCATTTCTTATGCTCATCCTGTTACTGGCAACGGAGTTCAAAGGAATAATACATATTTAACTTATTTGTAAGATAGATAatataaatgaaaacaaaaacacCAGAGAAAGTTGtatgtttacattttattattatgaatatatatatatatatatatagtgcagaataaattagttcttccgtattaggtgataccttttttattggactaacaatttatgtcataggacaagctttcaagagttatcctctcttcttcaggtcaagcaattgTTTTACTGAAAAGTATTGCCggcctgaagaagagaggagaactctcgaaagcttgtcctatgacataaattgttagtccaataaaaaaggtatcacctaatactgaagaactaatttattctgcactatcgcaactggactaacacggctattttctgctttatatatttatatatatatatatatatatatatatatatatatatatatatatatatatatatacacaaacaatgtaaacagataatataaataaaatgtcatTTTAGAAGTGTGCGGACATACATGAGCGCAAATGTTATTGCAACGACAGTTGTATTTGAACTAATTTGCTGCCTGTAATGCATTTCAGGCCTGTCTCACAGCTAAAGGGATAACAGCATTACTGTAACTTAGGGGTTCTCAAATCcagacaccccaacaggtcaggttttaaaggtatccctgcttcagcacaggtggctcagtcctcgactgagccacgtgtgctgaagcaggaagccactgtttgagccacatgtgctgaagcaggaatatcctgaaaagctgatctgttggagggtggggtgggggggggggggttcttggggactggagttgagaacctctgctgTAACGCCTTCAGTGCTGGAAGGTCTTGTAATACATTGCTCTGAGGGGTTTAGTGCAATTTACCGTACTGCAAAGTTTTGTGATGTACAGTAGAATTATATTTAGATGTATTTTACAGAATACAATGACTGCTACCTTTATGCCTGTGTGTGCACATCTAATTTATAAGATAATACTTTTGCTAAGTCTTGAACTTTTTACAGTATACTCTGTACTTTTCATTCCAgcctgatttatttttttattaaaaaaatctaCAAGAAAATGGATATTTTTCTTATTTTCGAGCAGCCAGAGGGTTAAAACAAAGGAATCCCTTCTGTTATAGTCAATCATGTTGTAATAAGTATCCCAAGCAGTTGAAATGCATtgaatgtgaatgccacaccagGTTATGTAATTAATTCAGGGGTTCTCCACTTCAggtcttcaagaccccccaataggccaggttttaatgatatccctgcttcagcacaggtggcatatTCAAGAttgcactacctgtgctgaagcatccttaaaacctgacctgttgggggtgtttGAGTACTTTAGAACCTCTATATTAATACCGTATAATGACACAGAGTATCACTTTGTATTTCTAGCATCaagaagtacagctcaaccccgttataacgcgaatccgcttataacgcaatggaagcgtggctcccaattttcatattaatgaatactttacaacacgattattggtatcttaaatgctttattgtacaatgcatgcaATTGTACGTTATTTCTAACGCGACCTGCTTATAACgccatgtgattctttggaccgcaagcacagcgttataaggggtttAAGCTGCATTTCTCCTTAAGGAAAACTTTCACAGAGCGATAGTTACAGGACTGTAACCGCTTAGCTGCGTTTGCCAGGATAAT contains:
- the LOC142467681 gene encoding syntaxin-1B-like, yielding MHILFLLFFCDRCSWLLDLKMKDRLEELKSRGNQGDSLEFDESFAFDNPVYQETENNNMDTFFKEVSDLSLALKKLRDLAEGIEKKQDEVLCSTTQTSICEGKKELSNMKSLLTSDAKVIQSQLSRMKGLLAQDSKSWMAEYRIRQSQFTVLTNRYREIMTQHYIKETKYVGQLKEQIVRQAELAGLNLPEDEINQLIGSPMAPQIVGHDLEILKAKQHFVMAQERHKQLLDLEVQITELHSIFLQLDVLVSEQQDIINNIEYNVLNTTDYISQSNEQVKKALKYERQSRIAAAFSAILGLCACCTCLSCISGLVR